Proteins encoded within one genomic window of Amycolatopsis sp. 2-15:
- a CDS encoding alpha-ketoacid dehydrogenase subunit alpha/beta, with translation MTSTRVSDLATAFDGDPSALAEMYRRMRLIRQFEDRASRLYRNNEIPGFLHLSIGQEASAVGACRPLDDRDVITSTHRGHGHCIAKGLDVEGMFAELMGKETGTCRGRGGSMHIADPRKGIFGANGIVAAGLPIAVGAGTAAQLRAQGGVVLAFFGDGAVAQGMFHEAANLASVWRLPVIFFCENNKYAEFSPIATQTRASLADRAPGYAMDYHHVDGNDVVAVASLVDGLVCELREGGGPVLVEADTYRWHGHYEGDPEKYREPEELAEWKERDPLVRLAARLRELGTDVAPIDSEVDARIEAAIEAARAADEPSPDTLHHYVGVPREPVPEPAEATGEVFRTMDAIRGALEYELSHDESVFVAGIDVGAGGNVFGLTRGLADKYPGRVRDTPISESAIIGAGVGAAMAGLRPVVELMYFDFVGVCLDQLMNQAAKLRFMTGGAVSLPMVVRTQFGAGKSSGSQHSQSLEALLAHIPGLTVVMPSTPADTYGLLRAAIRDPNPVVFVENRLMYGRKGPQPPPTHLVPLGRAAIRRSGTDVTLVSYSKLVHDCVDVAAELAAEGISVEVIDLRTIAPLDTATVLQSLAKTGRLVVAHQAVGDFGVGAELAAVAAREGFWTLDAPVIRVGAQGTPAPYAPSLERVWLPSKERIAAAVRESARA, from the coding sequence ATGACTTCCACCCGGGTGAGCGACCTGGCAACGGCATTCGACGGTGACCCGAGCGCATTGGCCGAGATGTACCGGCGGATGCGGCTGATCCGGCAGTTCGAGGACCGGGCGTCGAGGCTGTACCGGAACAACGAGATCCCCGGCTTCCTGCACCTGTCCATCGGGCAGGAAGCCTCGGCGGTCGGCGCGTGCCGGCCGCTGGACGACCGGGACGTGATCACGTCCACCCACCGCGGGCACGGCCACTGCATCGCGAAAGGACTCGACGTCGAGGGCATGTTCGCGGAGCTGATGGGCAAGGAGACCGGCACGTGCCGGGGCCGCGGCGGGTCGATGCACATCGCGGATCCGCGCAAGGGGATCTTCGGGGCCAACGGGATCGTCGCGGCCGGGCTGCCGATCGCCGTCGGCGCGGGCACGGCCGCACAGCTGCGTGCTCAGGGTGGTGTGGTGCTGGCGTTCTTCGGCGACGGCGCCGTGGCCCAGGGCATGTTCCACGAAGCGGCGAACCTCGCTTCGGTGTGGCGGCTTCCGGTCATCTTCTTCTGCGAGAACAACAAGTACGCCGAGTTCTCGCCGATCGCCACGCAGACGCGCGCGTCGCTCGCCGACCGCGCGCCGGGGTACGCGATGGACTACCACCACGTGGACGGCAACGACGTCGTCGCCGTCGCGTCGCTCGTCGACGGCTTGGTGTGTGAGCTCCGTGAGGGCGGCGGACCCGTGCTGGTCGAGGCCGACACGTACCGCTGGCACGGCCACTACGAGGGCGACCCGGAGAAGTACCGGGAGCCGGAGGAACTGGCGGAGTGGAAGGAACGCGACCCGCTGGTGCGGCTGGCCGCGCGGCTGCGTGAGCTGGGCACGGACGTCGCCCCGATCGATTCCGAGGTGGACGCCCGGATCGAGGCGGCGATCGAGGCCGCGCGCGCCGCGGACGAACCGTCGCCGGATACGCTGCACCACTACGTCGGCGTCCCGCGTGAACCGGTGCCCGAGCCCGCGGAGGCGACGGGCGAGGTCTTCCGCACGATGGACGCGATCCGCGGAGCGCTGGAGTACGAGCTGTCTCACGACGAGTCCGTGTTCGTGGCCGGCATCGACGTCGGTGCCGGCGGCAACGTCTTCGGCCTGACCAGGGGACTCGCCGACAAGTACCCCGGCCGCGTGCGCGACACGCCGATCTCGGAAAGCGCCATCATCGGCGCCGGCGTGGGCGCCGCGATGGCGGGCCTGCGGCCAGTGGTGGAGCTGATGTACTTCGACTTCGTCGGCGTGTGCCTGGACCAGCTCATGAACCAGGCCGCGAAGCTCCGTTTCATGACCGGCGGCGCCGTCAGCCTGCCCATGGTCGTGCGCACGCAGTTCGGGGCGGGGAAGTCGTCGGGGAGCCAGCATTCACAAAGCCTCGAAGCGCTGCTCGCCCACATTCCCGGCCTGACCGTGGTGATGCCGTCGACCCCGGCGGACACCTACGGCCTCTTGCGGGCCGCGATCCGCGATCCGAATCCGGTGGTGTTCGTGGAGAACCGGCTGATGTACGGGCGGAAGGGCCCGCAGCCGCCGCCCACGCACCTCGTTCCGCTGGGTCGCGCCGCCATCCGCCGGTCGGGCACGGACGTGACGCTGGTGTCGTACTCGAAGCTGGTGCACGACTGCGTTGACGTGGCTGCCGAGCTCGCGGCCGAGGGGATCAGCGTGGAAGTGATCGACCTGCGAACAATCGCACCGCTGGACACCGCCACGGTCCTGCAGTCTCTGGCCAAGACGGGCCGGCTCGTGGTGGCGCACCAGGCGGTCGGCGACTTCGGCGTGGGCGCCGAGCTGGCCGCCGTGGCCGCCCGCGAGGGCTTCTGGACGCTGGACGCACCCGTGATCCGCGTGGGCGCGCAGGGGACGCCGGCGCCGTACGCACCTTCGCTGGAACGGGTCTGGCTGCCGTCGAAGGAACGCATTGCCGCGGCGGTCCGCGAATCGGCCCGCGCGTGA
- a CDS encoding TetR/AcrR family transcriptional regulator, which produces MPRPPGHGPGYEVKRQEIIDQAAALFAKQGYAATGIAEIGQVAGLAKGALYYYIGSKENLLVEIQDRVLRPLLTAARRIATLDEDPVLRLRLLSETLLDIILARLDHIWVYEHDYRHLRGANRARLLRQRREFERIVLDLLSAAMDSGAFRRLDPRLAMLQFLNLHNHTYQWARPDGPWDAAFLSREYCATLISGFCSPGYDVADLEQRVAAFRARVPA; this is translated from the coding sequence ATGCCGAGACCACCGGGACACGGCCCCGGCTACGAGGTCAAGCGCCAGGAGATCATCGACCAGGCCGCCGCGCTGTTCGCCAAGCAGGGCTACGCCGCCACCGGGATCGCCGAGATCGGTCAGGTCGCGGGCCTCGCGAAGGGCGCGCTGTACTACTACATCGGCTCCAAGGAGAACCTCCTGGTCGAGATCCAGGACCGCGTGCTGCGCCCGCTGCTCACCGCCGCCCGCCGCATCGCCACCCTCGACGAGGACCCGGTCCTGCGGCTGCGCCTGCTGTCCGAGACGCTGCTCGACATCATCCTCGCGCGCCTCGACCACATCTGGGTGTACGAACACGACTACCGCCACCTGCGCGGCGCCAACCGCGCCCGCCTGCTGCGCCAGCGCCGTGAGTTCGAGCGCATCGTGCTCGATCTGCTGAGCGCCGCCATGGACTCCGGCGCGTTCCGGCGGCTGGACCCGCGGCTGGCCATGCTGCAGTTCCTGAACCTGCACAACCACACCTACCAGTGGGCCCGCCCCGATGGCCCGTGGGACGCGGCGTTCCTGTCGCGGGAGTACTGCGCGACGTTGATCTCGGGGTTCTGCAGCCCCGGCTACGACGTGGCCGACCTGGAGCAACGCGTGGCCGCGTTCCGGGCGCGCGTCCCGGCCTGA
- a CDS encoding enoyl-CoA hydratase/isomerase family protein: protein MTERLHVETTGRVATVRLDHPPLNAFDTEMRHALADTAARLADSDDVHAVVLYGGEKVFAAGADIKQLAGFSFEEVLGWNRALQKAFTRFAELPMPVVAAINGYALGGGMELALTADYRVASATAVLGQPEVLLGIIPGSGGTQRLARLIGPSRAKELLMTGRRVRAPEALSLGLVDRVAPDPLAAALEYAQVLAAGPRFAIQAVKEAVDHGLDSSIAAGLALERSLIAGLFATRDRDTGMASFLRDGPGKATFDRDA, encoded by the coding sequence ATGACGGAACGGCTACACGTCGAAACCACCGGCCGGGTCGCGACGGTCCGCCTGGACCACCCGCCCCTCAACGCCTTCGACACCGAGATGCGCCACGCGCTGGCCGACACCGCGGCGCGCTTGGCGGACTCCGACGACGTCCACGCGGTGGTGCTGTACGGCGGGGAGAAGGTGTTCGCGGCGGGCGCGGACATCAAGCAGCTCGCGGGGTTCTCGTTCGAGGAGGTGCTCGGCTGGAACCGCGCGCTGCAGAAGGCGTTCACGCGGTTCGCCGAACTCCCGATGCCGGTTGTCGCGGCCATCAACGGTTACGCACTCGGCGGCGGCATGGAGCTCGCGCTCACGGCCGATTACCGCGTCGCTTCGGCAACCGCGGTACTGGGACAACCCGAGGTACTGCTCGGTATCATCCCGGGTTCCGGCGGCACGCAACGGCTGGCGCGCTTGATCGGCCCGTCCCGGGCGAAGGAACTGCTGATGACCGGACGGCGCGTGCGGGCTCCGGAAGCGCTCTCCCTCGGGCTCGTGGACCGGGTCGCGCCGGATCCGCTTGCCGCGGCTCTGGAGTACGCGCAGGTTCTCGCGGCCGGGCCCCGGTTCGCCATCCAGGCGGTGAAAGAAGCCGTGGACCACGGGCTGGATTCCTCGATCGCCGCGGGCCTGGCCCTGGAGCGCTCGCTCATCGCCGGCCTGTTCGCCACGCGCGACCGTGACACCGGCATGGCGTCGTTCCTGCGCGACGGACCGGGCAAGGCCACATTCGATCGCGACGCCTAG